The stretch of DNA GGTTGTACCGGATCGCGACCAACACCTGCCTGACCGCACTCGACGGCCGAGCCCGGCGGCCGATGCCGACGGGATTGGGCGCGGAGTCGTCGGACCCGCGGATTCCGGTCCTCGCCGAAGAGCGACTCTGGCTGCAGCCCCTACCGGATGCGGCACTGGGCGACCCGTCCGCCGCGGTCGCCGAGCGCGAAGACCTCGATCTCGCGGTGATCGCCGCTCTACAAGATCTTCCCGCGAGTCAACGCGCGGTGCTCATCCTGCGCGACGTCCTCGCGTTCAGCGCGGCCGAGACGGCAGGACTGCTCGAGATGACCGTCGCCGCGGCGAACAGCGCACTGGCTCGAGCACGCAAGACGATGGGGGAGGGCACCCGCCGGGACGGTCGACGTGCCGCGGAACTCACCGAACGCGAACGCCGAGTCTTCGACGACTTCTGCCGAGCCTTCGAGGATCACGACGTAGACGGGGTCGTCGGGGTGCTCGCCGCCGACGCGATCTGGGAGATGCCGCCGTTCCCGGGGTGGTACCGGGGAGCGGCCGAGATCGGCGTGCTCACTTCGACGCAGTGCCCCGCGGCCGTCGCCGGCGATCTCAGGATGGTCCGAACCGTCTGCAACGGAATGCCCGCGGCCGGCATGTACCTGCGCGACGGCGACGTGTGGCGCCCGTTCCAGCTCGACGTCCTCACCATCGTCGACGAGCGGGTCTCGCACGTCCGTGCCTTCTTCGACGACGACCTGTTTCCTCTGGCAGGCCTCCCCGACATCCTCCATGGGCGACGATGAGCATCGGTGTTCCCCCCGTTGACCTGCCGATTTGACCCTTCGTTGGGAAGTGCGTAACTTATGTCGAGTCAGCGCGGCTCCGGCCGCGCC from Gordonia humi encodes:
- a CDS encoding RNA polymerase subunit sigma-70, producing the protein MARPGREAMTDERSFESETAAYRAELLVHCYRMLGSATDAEDVLQEVYLRAWKAFHRFEGRSSVRTWLYRIATNTCLTALDGRARRPMPTGLGAESSDPRIPVLAEERLWLQPLPDAALGDPSAAVAEREDLDLAVIAALQDLPASQRAVLILRDVLAFSAAETAGLLEMTVAAANSALARARKTMGEGTRRDGRRAAELTERERRVFDDFCRAFEDHDVDGVVGVLAADAIWEMPPFPGWYRGAAEIGVLTSTQCPAAVAGDLRMVRTVCNGMPAAGMYLRDGDVWRPFQLDVLTIVDERVSHVRAFFDDDLFPLAGLPDILHGRR